A window from Hemicordylus capensis ecotype Gifberg chromosome 2, rHemCap1.1.pri, whole genome shotgun sequence encodes these proteins:
- the IFI30 gene encoding gamma-interferon-inducible lysosomal thiol reductase, producing the protein MAGHPLLLLLACLCLWASPAGLHAQAACKHPPQQWCRSLEIARACQAEEHCARLAKETRKAAPVSVSLYYESLCPACRGFLVFQLFPTWLMLYNIMNVSLVPYGNAQETPAAAGKWKFTCQHGEEECLGNMMEACLIHLVEGAAFPIIFCMESGDSITQNMPNCLKVYAPDFPLANVTSCVKGDLGNQLMHRNAQLTKALVPQHQYVPWIVINGQHTDALQAQAQDALLPLVCSLYKASLSSEPRGFP; encoded by the exons atggcgggccaccctctgctgctgctgctggcctgcctCTGCCTCTGGGCCAGCCCCGCCGGGCTGCACGCCCAGGCCGCCTGCAAGCACCCGCCCCAGCAATGGTGCCGCTCCCTGGAGATCGCCAGAGCCTGCCAG GCAGAGGAGCACTGCGCCAGGCTGGCCAAAGAGACCCGAAAAGCCGCCCCCGTCTCCGTGAGCCTCTACTATGAAAGCCTGTGCCCCGCCTGCCGCGGCTTCCTGGTCTTCCAGCTCTTCCCCACCTGGCTGATGCTCTACAACATCATGAACGTCTCGCTGGTTCCCTATGGCAACGcccag GAGACGCCGGCAGCAGCGGGGAAGTGGAAGTTCACGTGCCAGCATGGTGAAGAAGAGTGCTTGGGGAACATGATGGAG GCATGCCTCATACACCTGGTGGAAGGTGCTGCTTTTCCTATCATTTTCTGCATGGAGTCAGGAGACAGCATCACCCAGAACATGCCAAAT TGCCTGAAGGTGTACGCTCCCGATTTCCCTCTGGCCAACGTCACGTCCTGTGTGAAGGGGGACCTGGGCAACCAGCTCATGCACCGCAATGCGCAGCTCACCAAGGCCCTTGTCCCACAACATCAATACGTGCCCTGGATTGTCATTAATGGG CAACACACCGACGCGCTCCAGGCCCAGGCCCAAGACGCCTTGTTGCCGCTGGTTTGCAGCTTGTATAAGGCAAGTCTCTCGAGCGAGCCGAGGGGGTTCCCTTGA